A DNA window from Pseudomonadota bacterium contains the following coding sequences:
- a CDS encoding ABC transporter substrate-binding protein — protein MKRWFGRLMLVVMLMLPIHTFAGVPLETVKTNVNGVLDILGDPKLKGEAGKKVKEQRVEAAADKLFDYVELSKRTLGLNWNKFTPEQRKEFVELYRTILKNAYVDKITAYTNERVNFTREVPLSETTVEVQSTIVSKGGETPIFYRVMKKENNWKVYDVVIEGVSLINNYRTQFREILGNNPPETLLETLRKKVGKK, from the coding sequence GTGAAAAGATGGTTTGGTAGACTCATGCTTGTGGTGATGTTAATGCTCCCCATTCATACCTTTGCAGGCGTTCCGCTCGAGACCGTAAAAACAAATGTGAACGGCGTACTCGACATACTCGGCGACCCCAAGCTCAAAGGAGAAGCGGGCAAAAAGGTAAAAGAGCAAAGAGTTGAGGCCGCTGCTGACAAGCTTTTCGATTATGTGGAACTCTCCAAGAGGACCCTGGGCCTGAACTGGAACAAATTTACCCCGGAGCAGCGAAAAGAATTCGTTGAGCTTTACAGGACGATACTCAAAAACGCTTACGTCGATAAAATCACAGCTTACACCAATGAGCGGGTAAACTTTACCAGGGAGGTACCTCTTTCTGAAACTACGGTGGAGGTCCAGAGTACAATCGTGTCAAAGGGCGGCGAAACACCCATTTTTTATAGAGTTATGAAAAAGGAAAATAACTGGAAGGTATATGATGTGGTCATCGAAGGGGTGAGTTTGATTAACAACTACCGCACCCAGTTCCGGGAGATACTCGGAAACAACCCGCCGGAGACGCTCCTCGAGACCCTGCGCAAGAAGGTCGGGAAGAAGTGA
- a CDS encoding ATP-binding cassette domain-containing protein, with translation MEITPLIEFRNITKRFGEKTVLDKVNLKIYENQITTIIGKSGTGKSVLLKHIIGLLKPDEGTILFEGQPIDKMKKREWEEYRRAIAYLFQNNALLDSMTVFDNVAFPLRQTTNLSKKEIEKRVLKRIEDLELTEAVHKYPSELSGGMQKRVALARALVTDPKIVLFDEPTTGQDPIRKNMILSMITHYRRKFGFTAVMISHDIPDVFFISDRIVILWEGTVGFEGTYEDAVNRKLPLIDEFLRSLEGFEDELTGLLSREAFRVHYAAMLGGTATVAAVSAALFSIRLNLLHDALGPQAAMEILRTLGEYTNRRFNPIGGFSARHSRDEILTIFPHTSIDKAQKLVSNFAQELKLKALDSIENIAAEKIGAEACFDIFIRAGVAEVSPTDTIDQIIENARAKQEIVATHRCDSGGSA, from the coding sequence GGTTAACCTGAAAATCTATGAAAACCAGATTACGACGATCATCGGGAAGAGCGGCACAGGCAAAAGCGTGCTTCTTAAACATATTATCGGACTCCTCAAACCGGATGAGGGCACTATCCTCTTTGAGGGACAACCCATTGATAAAATGAAAAAGCGTGAATGGGAGGAATACAGAAGAGCGATCGCCTATCTGTTTCAGAACAATGCCCTCCTCGACTCGATGACGGTCTTCGACAATGTGGCATTTCCTCTGCGGCAGACGACGAATCTTAGCAAGAAAGAGATTGAAAAACGGGTACTGAAAAGGATCGAAGACTTAGAGCTTACCGAAGCGGTTCATAAGTACCCTTCGGAGCTTTCCGGCGGGATGCAGAAACGGGTGGCCCTGGCACGGGCGCTGGTGACGGACCCGAAGATCGTGCTTTTTGACGAGCCGACCACGGGTCAGGACCCCATCAGGAAAAACATGATTCTGAGTATGATTACCCATTACCGGAGAAAGTTCGGGTTTACCGCCGTTATGATCAGCCACGACATTCCTGATGTCTTTTTTATCTCGGACCGGATTGTCATCCTCTGGGAGGGAACGGTCGGCTTCGAGGGGACTTACGAAGATGCCGTCAACCGGAAACTTCCCCTTATCGATGAATTCCTCCGCAGCCTGGAAGGGTTCGAGGACGAACTTACGGGTCTGCTTTCCCGGGAGGCCTTCAGAGTCCATTATGCGGCTATGCTGGGTGGTACGGCCACGGTAGCAGCCGTTTCAGCGGCGCTTTTCAGCATTCGGCTGAATCTTCTGCATGACGCGTTAGGGCCACAGGCAGCGATGGAAATCCTCAGGACCCTCGGCGAATATACCAACAGGCGGTTTAACCCCATTGGGGGTTTTTCTGCCCGTCACAGCAGGGATGAGATTCTGACGATATTTCCTCACACGAGCATTGACAAGGCACAGAAACTGGTATCTAATTTTGCGCAGGAGCTGAAGCTGAAGGCCTTGGACAGTATTGAGAATATTGCCGCGGAGAAGATAGGCGCTGAAGCATGTTTTGATATCTTCATCCGTGCCGGGGTTGCAGAGGTCTCTCCCACGGATACCATCGATCAGATTATCGAGAATGCCCGGGCAAAACAAGAGATTGTTGCAACACACCGATGCGATTCAGGAGGTAGTGCGTAA
- a CDS encoding VacJ family lipoprotein, producing the protein MTLCLKRINFLRPTISLILLLFLFLGCPPLHAASDSPDPNISAVINVPAAGEQSEEAGSVPVTAAEKSSDEYGNVTEEAGSVPVTAAEKSSDEYGNVTEEEAAAGEELRIADPIEPFNMAIYHFNDKVYFWVWKPLAHGYKYVVPEEVRGLFSSFYENIKAPIRIVNNLLQGKPRFAAIELAKFFINSTLGVGGLRDCAKECFGINGRYADFGQTLGKYGVGFGFYLVLPFLGPSSPRDGFGWLVDWTLRPTTYVSSEWFSPESVGLYVHEKVNDTSFHLGEYEMIKEAAIDPYVAMRDIYIQYRTKLIER; encoded by the coding sequence ATGACACTGTGTTTGAAAAGGATAAACTTTCTCAGACCGACAATAAGCCTGATTCTCCTGCTCTTTCTGTTTCTCGGCTGTCCACCCCTGCACGCAGCCTCTGATAGCCCCGATCCGAATATTAGCGCTGTTATAAATGTTCCGGCGGCAGGGGAACAGTCGGAGGAAGCCGGGTCTGTTCCGGTTACCGCCGCAGAGAAGTCTTCCGATGAATACGGCAATGTGACTGAAGAAGCCGGGTCTGTTCCGGTTACCGCCGCAGAAAAGTCCTCCGATGAATACGGCAATGTGACTGAAGAAGAAGCCGCCGCCGGCGAAGAGCTGCGTATTGCCGATCCTATAGAGCCCTTTAACATGGCTATATATCACTTTAACGATAAAGTCTATTTCTGGGTATGGAAACCCCTTGCCCATGGCTATAAGTATGTTGTGCCGGAAGAAGTCAGGGGTCTCTTCAGCAGCTTCTACGAAAACATCAAGGCGCCTATTCGCATCGTGAACAATTTGCTGCAAGGGAAGCCGCGGTTTGCAGCGATTGAGCTTGCAAAGTTTTTCATCAACTCCACTCTTGGAGTAGGGGGTTTAAGGGATTGCGCAAAAGAGTGTTTCGGGATCAACGGCCGCTATGCGGATTTCGGCCAGACGCTTGGCAAATATGGTGTCGGTTTCGGTTTCTATCTTGTATTGCCTTTCCTCGGTCCTTCCAGTCCACGTGACGGATTTGGATGGCTTGTGGACTGGACGCTAAGGCCCACAACTTACGTCAGTTCGGAATGGTTCAGCCCGGAAAGCGTAGGGCTATACGTCCACGAAAAGGTCAACGACACCTCATTCCATCTGGGTGAATATGAGATGATCAAAGAGGCAGCCATCGACCCTTATGTGGCCATGCGCGACATCTATATCCAGTACCGCACGAAATTGATTGAACGTTAG
- the mlaD gene encoding outer membrane lipid asymmetry maintenance protein MlaD yields the protein MKKYSIETAVGVFVVIGLVCVGYMTVKFGKVSLFGQDTYPLYARFASVSALRAGSTVEIYGIEVGSVTSLSIDAERQMAVVGMAIKKEMKVYDDASATIKSSGLIGDKYVKIDPGGAGELLKPGGMITQTSVPADIEDLIGKYAFGDTKKEPDKAPEKLTK from the coding sequence ATGAAAAAGTATTCCATAGAGACGGCTGTGGGTGTTTTTGTGGTGATTGGTCTCGTATGTGTTGGCTATATGACCGTGAAGTTCGGCAAGGTTTCTCTCTTCGGACAAGACACGTACCCGCTTTATGCCCGGTTCGCCTCGGTATCTGCACTGAGAGCCGGCAGCACAGTTGAAATTTACGGGATCGAAGTGGGCAGTGTGACGAGCCTGAGCATAGACGCCGAGAGACAGATGGCGGTCGTTGGAATGGCTATTAAAAAAGAAATGAAGGTCTACGATGATGCGTCAGCCACCATAAAGAGCTCCGGGCTCATCGGGGATAAATATGTAAAAATAGACCCGGGTGGAGCCGGCGAACTTCTGAAGCCGGGCGGCATGATCACGCAAACTTCTGTACCGGCGGACATCGAAGATCTGATAGGCAAGTATGCATTCGGGGACACCAAAAAAGAGCCGGACAAGGCCCCGGAAAAACTGACTAAGTAG